The Vicia villosa cultivar HV-30 ecotype Madison, WI unplaced genomic scaffold, Vvil1.0 ctg.002458F_1_1, whole genome shotgun sequence nucleotide sequence GTCCAAAACTCATAAATGAACAATATTAATTACAATTAAATCAAACTCGCTTTTTAACGCAAATCAGAGATTACTGAATCCATACAACAGCACAATCCAATCATCAAAACGAAATCAAATCATTCAAGAAAATGAAAAAGTACGGGAACAAAAATCGATTAAGGAAAAAAAGCACTTACCGACATCAATGCGAGATTGATGAAATATTTTGTATGaacagaatctgaaaaagaagaaaaaactgagaaagagaaagttatagagagagaaagagagaatggtttgtgttagagagagaaagagtgcGTTGTATTGAAGAAGACCTTGGAGCGACTAGTAACGAGTGTGAAATGGGCCGAGATGGGCCAAACGGGAAAGTAACGGTGTTTATAAGAACGGCGTTACGTGTTTGACGGGGAGAGTACAATTTGGTGTTGGAATTAGCGTCATGCGTGACGTGGAAGGGAAACGGTGAGGAGGGTTTGGAAAAAGTAATGGAACAGTGAGCTGGCAAACGTAACGACGTGCGGGGTTGTTTGTGGCTTTCGATTTTTATCATGCCTTTGTTTTCTTTCTTGGAAAAGTGTAACTTGCTTCTCAGCTGGTCACTTCTAATCAGCATGTAAAGATACTTCCTTTAAAATGTGACTCTCTTTAATTtgtattatgaaaaaaaatttatgaGCGACTTTGTATTGGGTGTTAACCCAATACAAAACCAAAgaagaaaaaacaatgataacCACACCAATGGAAAAGAAACTAAAGGCCTACCAACTCAATCGGCCGATCAAACCACAAAACCTTATTCAATTCTAAACCTTTATTGGCAATGATCGAAAATCAATCTCAACCAAAAGATTTAATACCACTAATAATATCATCCACTAGCCACCTCTTATTACAAAAAATCAGATTATTTTGATCCCACCAAATACACCAAGACACCAAAAGCCAAAAGAACAAAGAGTGGGAAGGTTGAACAATACCAGAAAGTCTACAACAAACCTGGTCTCCCAAAGAGTGCTCCGAATCAATAGTTCTAAAAGATGTGAAATCACCTCCAAGCCAACCAATCACCAATTCCCAAACCCGCTTCGCTCCAGCACAATTAAAGAACGGATGAAATAAATCTTCGTCAAACAAGGAGCACACCGGACAAAGAAGATGAGACGCATCTCGAATGACACCTCTTCGAAACAACTCCATTTTGGAAGGTAAACTGTTGAGGATAAAACGCCAACCAAAAATCTTTACTTTATTCGGAACTTTAGCCTTCCACAAACTACCAATGGTCAAAAGCCTATCACTATCCACCAGAAAACCCACCACCATCAAACCATACAACCTACGGAAACAATTCCTGACTGAGAAACCGTCTTGATTACGCCACCACACAACCGAATCCCCCACATGCTGAGAAGGAGCAAGGCCCACTAAGAACAAAAACTAGCTAAGCCAGTTATCACACAACCCACCTGCCGAATCAAGAGAATCGAGACCAAAATCCCACGCCCATTGATCACCATCCCAAAAGCCCATGTCAGCTACTCTACAATCCTTCGAAGAACAACCATCAAACAGAAGCGGAAAAAAGCACTTCAAAGGAGTGCTACCAATCCAACAATGATTCCAAAACTCTAACTGAAGACATGTTCCCAACTTGTAGGAAAAACAATAGAAAACCAAGAATTACCATTAACCTTGAGATTACAAACAAGCCTGACATCTCTCCACCATGACAATGTCTTTTTCAAAGCATTCATAGCCATGTCCTTATGAAGGTAAGTCAAAGGATCTCCATATCTAAAAAACAAAAGCTCCGACCAAATAACGTCACGGTCCATAAGACAACGCCAGCCCCATTTACTAACCAAAGCAAGGTTGAACAGCTCCAAATTCCTCACTCCTAACCCACCATCCTCCTTAGCCAAGCAAACTTTGTCCCAACTAACCCAACACATACTTCTCTTATCATCTCCTTTTCCCCATagaaaattcttttgaattttaatcATCTCCTCCAAGACAATGGCGCGAAGCTTTGAAAAAAGAGAGCataaaaatttgaatattattaAGGACAGAATTCAAAAGAGTAACTTTACCACCAAGAGAAAGATTCTTGCCACGCCAAGAAGAAAGTCTACTCTTAAGTCTTGAGGTAATAGGAGACCAAACCCCCTTCCTTCTATGATTAGCACCTACCGGAATACCAAGGAAACAAAACGGAAGATGCCCAATATCACAAGGCAAGAAACCGGGCGCCGCATTCAAAAAGTCTTCCAGAATGTGAATGCCAAAAACCTTACTCTTATGAAAATTGATGGAAATCCTAGAAGCCAATTCAAACCCCCTCAAAATCGCCTTGATACACCATAAATTGTTCCACGAACCATCATAAATAATGATCGTGTCATCAGTAAATTGGAGCAACTCATAATGGATAGAATCAGAAAAATGAAACCCACGAAATCCACCAAAATCCACCGCATTCCTCATAAGACCAGCTAGACCCTCAGCAACCAACAAGAATAAAAAAGGAGAGAGTGGATCACCTTGTCTGAGACCCCTAGAGACCATAAAATTGGTGGTTGGACTACCGTTGACCAGCACAGAGAGAGAACTAGAGAACACCATACCTTCCATCCAAGATAGCCCCTTTTGAACAAAACCCATTCTACCAAATAAGTATCTAAAGAAGTCCCAAGAAAGGCAATcgtaagccttttcaaaatccaccttcAAAAACAAGCACTCCTTCTTCTTTCTCTTAGCATAATCAATAACCTCATTTAGAACCACCACCCCATCCATCATCTGCCTACCATGTATAAAAGCCGATTGATTGCTAGAAATCAACTTTCCAATGACCAACCGAATCCTTCTCGCCAGAAGTTTTGAAATCAGACGATACAAGGAACCAACCAAACAAATAGGCCTAAAGTCTTCAACTCGCTGCAAATTATCGCCTTTAAGAATCAAAGCTAAAAACGAGGCAATAATAGCCTTTGGCAATTTACCACGAGCATGAAAATCATTAACAAAATCCACCACCTCATGAGAAACAAAACTCCAACACTTCTTAAAAAACCCGAGAGGGAAACCATCCAGCCTGGGACTTTTATCACAATCACTAAGCCACACAACCTCTTAACTTCTTTAATAGAAAAAGGAGCTTCCAGAATCAAATTATCCTCCTCAGACAAAGAATTAAATAACACCCCATCCAAAACCGATCTATTGGAAACCGGCTCTAGAAATCTATCAACAAAGTGAGATTTCACTTCTAacttgatatcttctacctcctCCACCCTCCCCCTCGACGTTTCAAGACCTAAAATAGCATTTCTCCGAAATCTAGCCTTCAtggaattatgaaaaaaaaattgaattagcatcacctTCCGCGATCCACTTAATCCTAGATTTTTGCTTAAGAATACTCTCCCGATTAAGCATCGTGTCCCAAACCAAAGTAGAAGCCACCCTCCTAGCATCACTCACCTCCTCCAAAACACCCCCTTCTACATTAGCCACCAAAGCATCCAAGGAATTGAGATTACTTATAGCATTAGTTACCTCAaaattaacaaacctaaaaaccTCCTTATTCCAAGATCTAAGCTTAGTCTTCAAAAGAAACAACTTCTCTTTCAAAATGAAACCTGGTTTCCCGCGAAGCACCAACGAATTCCAAACATCCTCAACAAAAGGCAAAAAAGCCTCATGATTCAACCAACATTTGAAAAATTTAAACGGCTTAGGACCCCAATTCCGCACTCTACTTTGCAACCATATGGGACAATGATCTGAGACACTCCTGGAACCAACCATATGATCCCTCGATATTCCACAAATCAATCAAGCCACTAGAAACCAAAAAACGGTCCAACTTGCTACAAGTCGAGCCAGCAAGATTAAACCAAGTAAAATGAT carries:
- the LOC131638877 gene encoding uncharacterized protein LOC131638877; translated protein: MDVARFSLRTKSTTVLSKLFRVSFNGICFSISLVEDFSGLESPSVKCMEDSSSDGGDSNSLAEWSEDEINTLFEDGKVDGLFDGNVLKVNYGNSTSEVEACLSVLDSNLSGNVGAVSNELGDGLSGGIGNKHFLNREEHDVATVVWMKARALGVSGGGSVSQQIEVVRNLEMKAHSSRSSKETKLVNLDSFLVNSLWLEGPVGWSAKWAVGRSDGILTLWKPGLSELVFSSVGEGFLGIHVIWKGKLLYLVNVYASCLLVKKKEMWWRLRELKNRFQPGEWCIGGNFNAVCKSDERKGIGPCSSVAELHEFDEFICSMEMIDIPMFGNHFTWFNLAGSTCSKLDRFLVSSGLIDLWNIEGSYGWFQECLRSLSHMDVWNSLVLRGKPGFILKEKLFLLKTKLRSWNKEVFRFVNFEVTNAISNLNSLDALVANVEGGVLEEVSDARRVASTLARFRRNAILGLETSRGRVEEVEDIKLEVKSHFVDRFLEPVSNRSVLDGVLFNSLSEEDNLILEAPFSIKEVKRLCGLVIVIKVPGWMAIIASFLALILKGDNLQRVEDFRPICLVGSLYRLISKLLARRIRLVIGKLISSNQSAFIHGRQMMDGVVVLNEVIDYAKRKKKECLFLKVDFEKAYDCLSWDFFRYLFGRMGFVQKGLSWMEGMVFSSSLSVLVNGSPTTNFMVSRGLRQGDPLSPFLFLLVAEGLAGLMRNAVDFGGFRGFHFSDSIHYELLQFTDDTIIIYDGSWNNLWCIKAILRGFELASRISINFHKSKVFGIHILEDFLNAAPGFLPCDIGHLPFCFLGIPLRAIVLEEMIKIQKNFLWGKGDDKRSMCWVSWDKVCLAKEDGGLGVRNLELFNLALVSKWGWRCLMDRDVIWSELLFFRYGDPLTYLHKDMAMNALKKTLSWWRDVRLVCNLKLGTCLQLEFWNHCWIGSTPLKCFFPLLFDGCSSKDCRVADMGFWDGDQWAWDFGLDSLDSAVGLAPSQHVGDSVVWWRNQDGFSVRNCFRRLYGLMVVGFLVDSDRLLTIGSLWKAKVPNKVKIFGWRFILNSLPSKMELFRRGVIRDASHLLCPVCSLFDEDLFHPFFNCAGAKRVWELVIGWLGGDFTSFRTIDSEHSLGDQVCCRLSGIVQPSHSLFFWLLVSWCIWWDQNNLIFCNKRWLVDDIISGIKSFG